The Nothobranchius furzeri strain GRZ-AD chromosome 8, NfurGRZ-RIMD1, whole genome shotgun sequence sequence CGCAGTAGGTTATCCTGTGCAGCAGGTACAAGTGTCCCGGCCTCCTAGCTTTGTCGTCCACATGCACCATCCGGATGCCCTGCGAGCTCACGGTCAGCCTCATCTTGGTGCCGTTCTTGCCCATCTCGCTCTTGCCCCAGATCTTGCTCACCGCCACGTCCGTGCAGCCGTCCCCTTTGGACTGGATGGTGGTGGCGTTCCCCAGGTAGAGCACCGTGTACGTGGGGTCCTCGCTGGTGATCTTGACCTTTTTCCTCTTGGACTTGAACATGCTGCCCACCCTGTTGAGTGCGCTCTCGGGGCAGGACTTGGCGAACGAGGTGAGCGCAGAGTAGTTGAGACTCACCGCATAGCCCTTCTGCTTGGACTGCTTGTCTTCCTCAATCAGATCAAACTTATTCTTCTTCCAAGGCAGCATTTTACTGACGTTCCCACTCAACAGCAACActgagaaagaaagaagaaaacctTTTAATATCACTAAATCCTAGAGGCGCCCACCGCTTGTCGGGTCATATATGAGCCACAGCTGAAGGCAGAGATACCGTACTTTATTGGTCCATCATTTGAAGAGCTCTAACCCATTGCACTTTCCCAATGCACTGCAGAATCCAGTGTGCCGAGCAGGAGCCAACATCGGAGGTTTTATAGAGGGAGGAACCATAGCTGCGTGACCGGAGAGGTGGGGCTGAACGGGCTGAACCAATATTTGCTGTTTGAGTTGATCTGTATTCAGCTTTCTGTGTTCTGATAATACATttgtattattaagaacatgtgcTGGTAAGACGGACTTTTCTGAACATTATACAGAACaattaataacaaaaaataataatttagctTCCACTGTCATAAAACAGGAGAAGGTTGTTATCATCATGGGATTTTAAAAGAAGACATAACATCAAATATACACATAACAAATggttcagaatcagaagtttttattgccatatgtgtgccaggTCACAACATtaagaaattgctgcggtatttttggtgcagaaggtaagatagaaaaaaaattattaagagataagcaaatataagaactaataaaacactcattataaaattattaatgtaaaaactgGCAAGAAttggagaagcagctatctaccccCGTGTAAgtactaatctgagtgtttgctgaacgtttcaagcacagcatcaggtcacgtgactgggaccaatccacttgagtgggctgccctaggattttcattcaaaagtccaactgcagagggaagaaactgtttttgtggcgggaggctctggtccgaatggatctgagccttctgccagatgggagcgagtcgaagagactgtgtccagggtgacacgagtCAGCGATtacccgacctgcacgcctcaatgtcctagaggtgtacagatcttgaatggaggggagtttgcagccaatgaccttctctgcagagcgcacaacacactgcagcctcttcttgtccctggtggtagctccagcataccacacggtgatggaggaggtgaggatggactcgatgatagcggtgtagaaaggcctcattgactgtggttgaatttcttcaactgcctcaggaagtatcctccgctgggccttttttctgatggtggtgatggtgggctcccatttgaggtcctgggtgatggtggtgcccaggaagcggcatgagtccaccatcgtgatgggattgtcagacaggtttaagggggggatggggtgtgtatgtttcctaaagtccacaacaatctcCGCTGTCTTTtgcgtgtttagcaccaggttgttgcggctgcaccaggacaccagccgttcagcctccattctgtaagcggactcatccccattagagatgagtccgatgatgtCTTGGTTTGCTTTGACCAGttctttgctgaacctgtatttagtgtctctgtagagtccttgtccccccttttaaatgcatctctcttttctaaccagctgtttgagtttaggggtaaaccaggctttgtcattgttataactcaccctggtgtgtgatggtatgatgctgtcctgacagaagtggatgtaggaggtgacggtatctgtgaactcatctaaactgtctgaggtggccttcattacctcccagtctgtggtctcaaagcatgcGCGAAGCTCATCTGCGGCATGTGTTCCTCtgtcttgttgacttcacaacaggcttggaaagttttagcctttgtttgtaagctgggatcagatggatggtcacgTGGTCAGAGAGTCCAAGCGCATCGTGCGCCACTGCATGATAGGCTTGAACAAGCAAATACATTTAGTTGCCAAATATTGATTTAAAGATTTTTACTCACACAAATAAATTAATATTTTGCTCTGAATGTTAAAAAGGATAAAAGAATAAATGTTTCCCTTTCTTTATTTAATCTCTTTTCGTTTTCTTTGCAAAAAATCTCCACCAGGCCTAAATTTTAATGTAAAAACCATCGTGTAAAACACATttttgctgccatctagtggttttattttgaagcaCATTTGTTGAAGAAACATTGAACGACAACAGGCGAGACGTACTTAGGCAAACAACAAGttgtgttgaaaaaaaaaagtattttgctGAGAATAATCTCATCTACTTCCAAATTCATGAGTTTTGAATGtgatttgtgtttgtgtttcaggaatattggcgtgacctttgacccagctctcaccctggattctcatgtcagttctcttgttcgctcttccttcttccatctcaggaacattgctaagctgagtcccattctgtcccgctctgaacttgagacagttctccacaccttcatctcctcacacttagactactgtaactctcttttcacgtgtctgagcagaacctccctgaaccgtctacaggtggttcagaatggctgtgctcggcttctgaccaagtcctccaaacacacccacatcaccccgcttctcctccttcactggctgccagtcaacttcagggttcatttcaagatcctggttctggtctatagggccttacatggacaagcaccatcttacattggtgatcttcttagtccctacacccccagcaggtccctgaggtccagtgatcaaagcctactggttgtgcagcgcaccaggctaaagaccaaaggtgacagatcatttgctgctgtggcccccagattctggacctctctccctgagcctgagatcagtggactcagtgaactccttcaaaaagcagctgaagacttacttgttcaagctggcttttgtatgaccttcttcaccactctctctttattctgctctccccacctattccaccttcctcaggatccactgatttccctctttcctactcactctctctctttcttaacattttttcttttaaatcccaattgcctatttttgctcattttaaatatatttttaaacattttctgaatgctttttatagtttacatttttttatttttgtttttgtgaagcgcctcgtgatttttatcttgagaggcgctatagaaatgatattttcttcttcttcttcttcttcttcttcttcttcttcttcttcttcttcttcttcttcttcttcttcttcttcttcttcttcactggctgccagtcaacttcagggttcatttcaagatcctggttctggtctacagggccttacatggacaagcaccatcttacattggtgatcttcttagtccctacacccccagagggtccctgaggtccagtgatcaaagcctgctgGTTGAGCAGCGCACCaggttaaagaccaaaggtgacagatcatttgctgctgtggcccccagactctggaactcctgagcctgagatcagtggactcagtgaactccttcaaaaagcagctgaagactcacgtgttcaagctggcttttgtatgaccttcttcaccactctctcttcattctgctctccccacctattccaccttcctcaggatccactgatttccctctttcctattctctctctctctctctctctctctctctctctctctctctctctctctctctctctctctctctctctctctctctctctctctctttcttaacattttttcttttaaatcccaattgcctatttttgctcattttaagtatatttttaaacattttctaaatgattttttatattttaacttttttttgtgaagcgcctcgtgatttttatcttgagaggcgctatagagatgattttcttcttcttcttcttaaaaacAAACCGGAACACCTATTTACGGTCTTTGTTTCTTTAAAGCACATTTGTTAGCGGACCGCACACGAATGTACCACGTTAGCTAGACTCGTTTAAACAAACGTCCAGAATAAAATACATCTTAGATTAAATTTATTGTTTTAGCTTTTAATAGAAAAACAGTTTTGAATCAGCcatgctgttgatattttattaATCAAGTAAATAAAGTAAGTATTCTTCCGGAAATGTGACTCAATTGGTTTGTTCCATTTCCGTTTGTAAGGAAAACAACGCAGTCCACATGGACAGCACTTTTTAGAGACAGACATCCTTTTCGGTATTTTTGTAGTATATTGTGGTGTGATCGCTTCAGAAGTAGTTATGGGGAAGAAGAAGGCGGGAGGAGGACTTGGTAGAGCTCTGATTAAAGAGAGACTCCAGACGAGCCGAGGGACCAAGAGGGGAGACTCCTGGGTATGACATCAACTTTACTGGCACATAGGGTTTAATATAATGTGTACAATAGTCATTAACCTattgtgttgtagtgtgtgtgtgtgtgtgtgtgtgtgtgtgtgtgtgtgtgtgtgtgtgtgtgtgtgtgtgtgtgtgtgtgtgtgtgtgttggaaaagCGTAGAGGTGTTTGTCCCCCCCAGATTGAGTGGATTATCATTTGTTCTGGCTACATTTCAGACCAAATATTAGTAGTTTTGTGTCATTGTCACACGTGTATCACTTTTAAGCTTCACACCAGTGAACTGAACGATGGCTACGACTGGGGTCGATTGAACCTGCAATCCGTAACAGAGCAGAGCTCAATGGATGACTTTCTGGCCACTGCTGAACTGGCAGGAACAGAGtttgttgcaggtaaataaactcaaACACGACTCAGGTCAAGAGAAGCACTTCGGTtgtttaaatgtgtgttttcacCAAAAATAATACAAGTTTCAGCTGTAAATTACAGTAAGCTGTGTTCAAAGTTTAAAAGCTTGTCATTATCTGGCACATCATTCATGTGCTTCATCATATTGTACCTAATTGTAAAATATAGCGTTCTTATGCCTTTGTCTTGTTTTTGTTTGCCAGACGTGAATGTGATTGTGACTGTTTAGTCGTTTCCTTGGCTGTTCCTTTTCTTAGAGAAGCTCAACATCAAGTTTGTTCCAGCTGAAGCGAGAGCAGGTTTGTTAACAGCTGAGGAGAAAATGAGGTTAAAGAAACTGCACGAAGACAACAAGCACTTCCTCAGAATTCCTCGACGGTACGCTGATACTGTCCAGTTGGTtttacaacatttaaatgttggTGTTTCACTGAGTTgtgatttgtttgtgtttgtagcCCCCAGTGGGATGAGAGCACCACTCCAGATGTACTTCAGCAGGCCGAGAAAGACAGCTTCCTGCAGTGGAGACGAGAACTCGCACAGTGTGTTCCAAGTTGTTGTTCTGACATTAAAATTTAAAACTCATTGTCATTACTTCCACATATATTTGCTTCAATTAAATGCTTGTATCAGCATCACCACAGCACTTTCATTTGTTATGTAACGATGATAGTTAAACTTGCACTTTCGTCGTAAATCTAAAATTTCTGGAATTTCTCACACTTCTTTATTTTAAAGAAAATGGCCAAATAATGAAGTATGGCTTCATGACGGTTAAAACAGCCATTTGTTTTTATCAACTCTTATAAAACCCCTCTTGATTACACTTAAACTAAAATATTAGTTTAACATTTCTGCAAGCTTAATTGTTCAGgatgaaaacattttaaataacccACCAAATGTGAATTGTACTTTATATTTGTTTTCAGAGTCTGCACTTCAGACTGATTAGATGATTCTTGTGTTCTTTTAAAAGACTTGAAGAAGAGCAGAAGTTGATTCTCACACCCTTTGAGAGGAACCTTGAATTCTGGAGGCAGCTGTGGAGAGTGATCGAGAGAAGGTAGGTCTGGAGCTGTCAGATTATCATCATTAGTGAGAAACGTCTTAACAGGATGCTAAATACAAAACTgtcgtgttttcctttagtgacgTCGTCGTTCAGATAGTCGATGCTAGGAACCCTTTACTTTTCAGATGTGCTGACTTGGTGAGTCTTTAAGAACAAAGAAAAATGAACAAATGAATGTAAATCTCTCTTTCCAGTATGCTGCATTGTCTAAATTCAGATTGTTCTATGTGCTGCTGTGATGTTCTTTTTCTGCATTTGGAGATCGTTCTCTGTAACCTTGATATAAATTTAGGTAAAATCATAAAACGATTCAAAAATATGTTGATAGAATCCACGAGATTCTGTCTGTAATCAGATGAAATTCTGCATCAAAAGAGTATTTTTACAAGCTGTAACATTTCTTTAATTCACCAACAGGAGTTGTATGTGAAAGAGGTGTCGCCACATAAAGTCAACATGCTGCTGGTGAACAAGGCGGACCTGTTGACCAGGCAGCAGAGGCGAGTCTGGGCCAGATATTTTGAGAAAGAAGGTCTGATGGCAGTTTTCTGGTCAGCCCTCGCTGAGAGCAACAGACTGGATGCAGAAGAAAAGGTGACGATGATCTTGAATCTGAACTCATCCGTCTTTTTATAGGATCGCTGAATGTTTTAGGAAGCTGTCGGTCGTTTGAAACTTTCACAGGGCACGGAGGTGGACGATCCAGAAAATGCAGAAAGCGATCCAGAAGCAGAAAAATCAACCTGCAGTGGAAATTCCAGTCATATGTTGGATGGAAGAGAAGAGGTGGAAGAGGAGAGTGATGTGGAAGAAGATGAGCAGGAAAAGGTAACTGTGGATGAAGAGGAATGGCAGACCTGCTCAGAAGGTGAGGAGGAAGAGCAAGAAATTTCCAGCTCATGTAGTGAGTCCATACGCAACTCCAGCCGCCTGCTGCAGAAAGATGAGCTACTGAACATGTTTAAAGCTGTGCACAAGGGGCCCAGGACTAAAGAGGGACAGCTCACAGTGGGACTGGTGAGAAAAACTCATAATCTGTTCCATCAGGGTATTTGGGGGTAATTTGTTACATTATGCATGGAAATAAACAATAGTCTGTTGGTTTGTGGTTCTTTAGTTGCCTTAGGAATCCACAACGTGGACTTTAATTTAAGgaaagaaattaaaaaatgttCCTGTTTGGATTTAACAGGTTGGTTATCCCAATGTGGGGAAGAGCTCCACCATCAACACCATCTTAAGGAATAAGAAAGTTTCTGTTTCGGCCACACCTGGACACACGAAGCACTTTCAGGTAGATCTCGACTGTGTGTGAAGATACAGCTCAGAGGTTCCATCAGCAAACCGCtaaacatgtttgttttgatTTGCTGTATCCCAGACTCTGTATGTGGAGCCAGGCCTGTGTCTGTGTGACTGCCCCGGTCTGGTCATGCCCTCGTTTGTTTCCACCAAAGCGGAGATGATCTGCTCTGGGATTCTGCCCATTGACCAAATGAGAGACCACGTTCCTGCAGTGTCCCTTATATCTTTTTGTTTCAATGAGGTTGACTCTTCTGatttagatgtttttatttgatctaaATTCATTTTAAAAGTTGGTTTTATGCTAGGATGTTTACATGAATCTGATTAAACTGACAGATTAACGGTGCATTCCAGTATTTGAGTCCTTAATGGGTTTGCCACATAACTCAGACGATCCCCCGGCATGTGTTAGAAGGCACGTACGGCATCAACATcatcagacccagagaagacgaCGACCCCGACCGGCCCCCCACCTCTGAGGAGTTTCTCATGGCGTATGGATGTGAGGCTACAAGTCAAATATACCGGAAATCAAATGCTACTTATAAGCTTTAAAGTTCAATGGAGTTGCAATAAGGTGGCCTTTTCTGGAACAGATTTAGTGCattagaagaatagaatagaaaattccTGGTGTGTCCCGCATTTGGGATATTTAGGTGTCAGAGCAGCAATTATATTCTCAACAAGACAGATGAGAGTAAAAAACAAGGAAGTAAGATCAAAgaacaaacaagaaaacataattcAGAAA is a genomic window containing:
- the lsg1 gene encoding large subunit GTPase 1 homolog — translated: MGKKKAGGGLGRALIKERLQTSRGTKRGDSWLHTSELNDGYDWGRLNLQSVTEQSSMDDFLATAELAGTEFVAEKLNIKFVPAEARAGLLTAEEKMRLKKLHEDNKHFLRIPRRPQWDESTTPDVLQQAEKDSFLQWRRELAQLEEEQKLILTPFERNLEFWRQLWRVIERSDVVVQIVDARNPLLFRCADLELYVKEVSPHKVNMLLVNKADLLTRQQRRVWARYFEKEGLMAVFWSALAESNRLDAEEKGTEVDDPENAESDPEAEKSTCSGNSSHMLDGREEVEEESDVEEDEQEKVTVDEEEWQTCSEGEEEEQEISSSCSESIRNSSRLLQKDELLNMFKAVHKGPRTKEGQLTVGLVGYPNVGKSSTINTILRNKKVSVSATPGHTKHFQTLYVEPGLCLCDCPGLVMPSFVSTKAEMICSGILPIDQMRDHVPAVSLITQTIPRHVLEGTYGINIIRPREDDDPDRPPTSEEFLMAYGYMRGFMTSHGQPDQPRSARYILKDYVNGKLLFCHPPPHVNPEDFQPQHSKFLRRDSDVGDSSAASHKQPKLKRIENVVDKNFFHQENVQALTKGVKSIMGYKPGSGPVGPGATEPETVIGKPWKKHGNRNKKEKVRRINKHLDA